DNA sequence from the Burkholderiales bacterium genome:
AAAAGTAGCAGGGCAATGGTGGCAAGCCACCGATTGCGTTTTTTCTCTTCGGCGAGCAGGAGCGCAAATCCCCGCTCGATCCCCGGCAGGGGATCACGCTTCAGGGCATCATGGAGTTGCCGCGGCAGAGCGGGCAGGAGGGCGGCGAAGCGGGGCGCTTCCGCCTTCAGGTGACGCACAAAGGCGCGCCAGCCGATCTGCTCCCGCATCCAGCGTTCGAGGAAGGGCTTGGCGGTTGTCCACAGGTCCAGGTCCGGATCGAGCTGGCGGCCCAGTCCTTCCACGTTGAGCAGCGTTTTCTGCAGCATCACGAGCTGCGGCTGGATTTCCATGTTGAAGCGGCGCGACACCTGGAACAGCCGCAGCAGGAAACGGCCGAAGGAAATCTCCTTGATGGGCCGGTCGAACACCGGCTCGCACACGGAACGGATCGCCGCCTCGAACTGGTCTTCGCGGGTATTGGCCGGCACCCAACCCGCCTCCAGATGGGCGCGCGCCACCTGCTTGTAATCCCGGTTGAAGAAGGCGAGGAAATTCTGCGCGAGATAGTTTTTGTCCCGCTCGGTGAGCGTCCCCATGATGCCGAAATCCACGCCGATGTAGCGCCCATCCAACGCCACGAAAATGTTGCCGGGATGCATGTCGGCATGGAAGAAGCCGTCGCGGAAGACCTGGGTGAAGAAGATTTCCACCCCCCGCCGCGCAAGCTGCGGAATGTCGATGCCCGCCTGGCGGATCCGCTCCACGTGGGAGATGGGGATGCCATGGATGCGCTCCATCACCATCACTTCCTCGTGACACCAGTCCCAGAACACCTCGGGCACGATGAGCAGCCGCTGGTCCTGGAAGTTGCGGCGCAACTGGCTGGCATTGGCGGCCTCGCGCAGCAGATCCAGCTCCTCGTCCAGGTGATGGGCGAACTCCGCCACCACCTCCCGCGGCCGCAGCCGCCGGCCGTCGGTGAAGAGGATTTCGATGAGGCCGGCGGCAGTATCGAGAAGGGCAAGATCGCGGTCGATGACGCGGCGGATGCCGGGGCGCAGAATCTTCACCGCCACCTCGCGCCCATCCGGCAGCACGGCGAAATGCACCTGCGCCACCGAGGCGGAAGCCACCGGCAACAGATCGAATTCGCGGAAGACCTCGTCGTGGGGACGGCCATAGACCCGCGCCAACACCGCGGCCACCTGGCTTGCGGGGAAGGGGGGCACCTGGTCCTGGAGCTTGGCCAGTTCATCGGCGATGTCGTCGGGCAGAAGATCCCGTCGCGTGGAGAGCACCTGCCCGAATTTGACGAAGATGGGCCCCAGACGCTCCAGCGCCAGGCGCAGGCGCACCGCGCGCGGCGTCTGCCACCGCCGCCAGAAGAGCAGGACCCGGGTGAGAACCTTGAGCCAGCCAAGTCGCGCCTCAACGAGGAGGAATTCGTCCAGTCCGTAGCGGACGGCGATGGAGAAGATGGTGAAAAGACGCAAAAGCCGCATCAGCCCCGCCCGGGGAGATGGGCGATGCGCGACTCAAGCGCCTCGAGGCGCGCGGCGAGCGCTTCCACTTCGGCGCGGAAACGCGCCAGGTCAGCGCCCTTGGCGAGGATTGGCTGCTCCTCGGTGAGGTACTCCGTCAGGGCTTCGCCCAAACGCAGCACAGAATCGAGACGCCAGCGCCACCAGGCCCGGCCGAAGGCCACCAGCCGGTGCGCGAGGACATCGCCGAAGAAATGGGACAGATCCTCCTCCGCGTCCCACTCGAGCCCGGCGAGCACCTGGGCTACCACCTCGCCGAAGGGATGGTAGCCATGGATGCGGATGGCGCTCAGGTCATGGGGAGAGACCAGCAAATAGCGCAGCAGGGCATCGGGGGTGGCGGCAAGCACGGCATCCGGCGCCTGCCCACCCGGCTCCGCCACGCCGCCTTCCGGCGTCACGATGAAGGCAAGCCGCGGCAGGGGGAAAGGATCGACGGCAAAACACAGGCCAGCAAAGGGCGCAAGGCGCTGCCGCGCCCAAGGGTTCTGGCTCAACAGATGATTGAGCGCCGCCGTCGCAGGATGCATCAGCCCTGCCCTCCACACCCTGCGTGATGCCCGCGGCGCCGCAAGGAAAACCCTGGTTTTGTCAGACCCGACCGCCTCACAGCTTGTAGCCCTTGTGCAGCGCCACCACGCCCGCGGTGAGATTGAAATAATCCACGCGCTCGAAGCCCGCCTCCTCCATCATGCGCTTCATGGTTTCCTGATCCGGATGCACGCGGATGGATTCGGCAAGATAACGGTAGCTTCCCTCGTCCTTGGCCACCAGGCGCCCCAGCAGGGGCAGCACCTTGAAGGAATAGAGGTCGTAAAGGGGCGCAAGAGGCTTGTAGACACGGGAGAATTCCAGCACCAGCAGCCGCCCGCCGGGCCGCAGCACGCGGTACATTTCCCGGAGCGCCACCTCCTTGTGGGTCATGTTGCGTAGCCCGAAGGCCACGGTCACCACATCGAAACGGTTGGCGGGAAAGGGCAGTTTCTCCGCATCGCACTGAACGACCCGGGGCACCAGTCCGTGATCCAGCATGCGGTCACGCCCCACGGTGAGCATGGAGGCATTGATGTCGGTCAACAGCACCTCGCCGCTTGCCCCCACCCGTGCGGCAAAGGCGATGGCGAGATCCCCCGTGCCCCCGGCGATGTCCAGCACGCGCTCACCGGGCCGCACCCGTGCTTCGGCGACGGTGAAGGCCTTCCACAGGCGGTGCAATCCGCCGGACATGAGGTCGTTCATCAGGTCATAGCGCTTGGCGACGGAGTGGAAGACCTCCGCCACCTTGCGCGCCTTTTCCGACTCCTCGACCTTGCTGAAGCCGAAATGGGTCTCAGCCATGATGGGTCACTTGGATTTGGGCCGAATGGGAATGGGCGACTCCGCGGTGGGCTCGCGGCTTGCGCCGGCTGCGGCAAGACGATCCAGATAGCGCTGCCAGAGCGTAGCCTGGTTTTTGCCCAACTCGTAGAGATAGCTCCAGGAATAGATGCCCGAATCGTGGCCGTCGGAGAAGACCAGGTTGATGGCGTAGGTGCCCACCGGCTCGATGGCGGTGATTTCGACGTTTTTCTTGCCCGTCACCAGCACCTCCTGGCCGGGGCCGTGGCCGCGCACCTCGGCGGAAGGGGAATAGACCCGGAGAAACTCGCAGGGCAGCTCGAAGCGGCTGCCATCGGAGAAGGCGATTTCCAGGATGCGGGACTTCTGGTGCAGCTTGATTTCGGTCGGCTGAGGGGAATCCTGTGTGGTCATACCGTCTTCCTCTGAAAACGACGATGATACTCAAGGACCGCCCCCCTGGAAACGGCGGCAAAACCCTGCCGACGCCGGGGCGGTGGTCATCAGCGCATGAGCTCCTCCCACAGGGCATCGATGCGGGCCACCACCTCGGGATCACGGCGGATGGGTCTGCCCCATTCCCGGTTGGTCTCGCCCTTCCACTTGTGGGTGGCATCGATGCCCATCTTGGAACCCAAGCCGGAGACGGGACTGGCGAAATCCAGATAATCGATGGGCGTGTTGTCCACGATGACGGTGTCCCGCGCGGCATCGACACGGGTGGTCAGCGCCCAGATGACTTCCTTCCAGTCGCGGATATCGATGTCATCATCGACGACGATGACGAACTTGGTGTACATGAACTGGCGCAGAAAGCTCCACACACCGAACATCACCCGTTTGGCGTGGCCGGGGTACTGCTTCTTCATGCTCACCACGGCAAGGCGGTAGCTGCAGCCTTCGGGGGGCAGGTAGAAGTCCGTGATCTCCGGGAATTGCTTCTGCAGTAGCGGCACGAACACCTCGTTGAGGGCCACCCCCAGCACCGCCGGCTCGTCCGGCGGCTTGCCGGTATAGGTGCTGTGGTAGAGGGGATCACGCCGCATGGTCATATGGGTCACGGTGAAGACGGGGAAGGTCTCCCTTTCGTTGTAATAGCCGGTGTGATCGCCGAAGGGGCCTTCCAGCGCGGTCTCGCCCGGTTCGATATAGCCTTCGAGGACGATCTCGGCCGTGGCGGGCACCTCGAGATCGCAGCTCACCGCGCGGACCACTTCGGTTTTCGCCCCCCGCAGCAGTCCAGCGAACTGGTATTCGGACAGGGTATCCGGCACCGGCGTCACCGCCGCCAGCAGGGTGGCGGGGTCGGCGCCCAGGGCGACGGCAAGGGGGAAACGCTCGCCCGGATGGGCAGCGGTGAAATCCCGGAAATCCAGCGCCCCGCCCCGGTGGGGAAGCCAGCGCATGATGAGTTTGTTGCGCCCCAGCAGCTGTTGCCGGTAGATGCCCAGATTCTGGCGTGGTTTCGCCGGTCCCCGGGTGATGGTGAGGCCCCAGGTGATGAGGGGCGCGACATCACCGGGCCAGCAGGTCTGGATGGGAAGCCGCGTGAGATCCACCGCCTCCCCTTCCCACACGATTTCCTGGCAGGGCGCCCTGGCCACCGGTTTCGGCGTCATATGCAGCACCTGTTTGAAGAGCGGCAGTTTCTCCCAGGCATCGCGGAAACCGCGGGGCGGCTCCGGCTCGCGCAGGAAGGCAAGGAGTTTCCCCACCTCGCGCAAACGGGTCACATCCTGCTGCCCCATGCCCAGGGCCACACGGCGCGGGGTGCCGAACAAGTTGGCCAGCACCGGCATGGTGTGTCCGCGGGGTTTCTCGAAAAGGAGCGCCGGCCCACCCGCCCGTAGCACGCGGTCGCAGACCTCGGTCATCTCCAGATGGGGATCGATCTCGACCCGGATGCGCTTGAGCTCCCCCTGGCTTTCCAATTGCCGGACAAAATCCCGCAGATCGGCGTATTTCACCGCCCTCCCCCCTCTAAACCGTCACGTTGGCCACGGATGATACGCGAAGCCGGGCCGCCGCGGGTTGCCTGGGGATATCCCGGCTTTTATCATTGCCCTTCCCTGCGGCGCCGCGGCGCGCGACATCCCAAAAAAGGAGACAGCCATGCAGCAGGAACTCGACATTTTCCTCACCTCCCTTCACGCCGTGATTCGCCAGGTCGCCGATTTTCTGCCCAAGCTGCTGGTGGCTCTGGTGCTCCTCTTTGTCGGCTGGCTGGTGGCGAAATTCGCCCGCAGCGCGATGCGGCGGCTCCTTGCGCTCGCGCGTTTCGATCTGCTGGCGCAGAAAACGGGCATCGAGGAGTTTCTCAAACACGGCGACATCCAGATCACCTTGAGCGGCATCATCGCCGAGGTGACCTACTGGCTGGTGCTTTTGATCGTGCTGGTGACCATCTCAAGCAGCCTGGGACTCACCGCGGTGGCGGAGCTCTTCAACCGGGTGGTGCTCTACCTGCCCAATATCGTCGTCGCGGTGTTGATCCTCATCCTCGGCACGCTGCTCGCGCGCTTCGTCAACCGCCTGGTGTTCGCCTGGCTGCGTAACCTCGGTGTGGAAGGGGCCCTCACCATCAGCACGGTGGCGGAGTATGCGGTGCAGGTGTTCGCCATCTTCGTCGCCCTGGAACAGTTGGCCATTGCCACCCATCTCCTCACCACCGCCTTCGCCATCCTCTTCGGCTCCGTCTGCCTTGCCCTGGCGCTCGCCTTCGGGCTGGGAGGCCGGGAGTGGGCGGCGGAGGTCATCCGCAAATGGGCCTCGCGGGACAAAAAGTCCCCCTAATCCGCCCCTCCCGCCGCGGACTTCGCCGTCCCTTTTGTTCCCCCCTCATCCCCGGCAGAAGCGCTTCCCTCACGCTCCTCCCGGCTGACCGCCACGAGGAGCCGCAACACCGGTGAAGGCAGCGCCGCGCGCCTCACCTCCGTCCATGGCAGCCACAACCTCCCCGGCTCGCACACACCGGGGTTGCGGGAAACACGGACGACCCGGGGCAAAAGACGCAGGCGAAAGTGGGTAAAGGTATGCTTTAGCGGCGCCAGCTCCCGCCATTCCCCGGCCCCATATCCTAGGCGTCTCGCAGCGCTTGCGGCATCCTCCCCGGGGGCGCCTTCGGGCAGACTCCACAGCCCGCCCCAGACGCCGGTGGGAGGGCGTTTTTCCAGGAGCACCGCGTTTCCATCTGTCAGCACCAGCAGGGCCACCTCCCGCTCCGGCAGGGCGCGGGCAGGACGGGGGGTGGGCAGCTCGGCCACCCGCCCTTGCGCCAACGCCATGCAATCGGCGGACACCGGGCAGCGCCCACAGTCGGGACGGCGCGTGCAGAGGAGCGCGCCCAGGTCCATCAAACCCTGGGTGTAGGCTTCCACGTTCCGAAACGGCAAGCGCGCCTCGGCGATGCACCAGAGGCGGTTCTCCACACTCTTTTCACCGGGCCAGCCGTCAACGCCCGCATGGCGCGCCAGGACACGCTTGACGTTGCCATCGAGGATC
Encoded proteins:
- the ubiB gene encoding ubiquinone biosynthesis regulatory protein kinase UbiB; the encoded protein is MRLLRLFTIFSIAVRYGLDEFLLVEARLGWLKVLTRVLLFWRRWQTPRAVRLRLALERLGPIFVKFGQVLSTRRDLLPDDIADELAKLQDQVPPFPASQVAAVLARVYGRPHDEVFREFDLLPVASASVAQVHFAVLPDGREVAVKILRPGIRRVIDRDLALLDTAAGLIEILFTDGRRLRPREVVAEFAHHLDEELDLLREAANASQLRRNFQDQRLLIVPEVFWDWCHEEVMVMERIHGIPISHVERIRQAGIDIPQLARRGVEIFFTQVFRDGFFHADMHPGNIFVALDGRYIGVDFGIMGTLTERDKNYLAQNFLAFFNRDYKQVARAHLEAGWVPANTREDQFEAAIRSVCEPVFDRPIKEISFGRFLLRLFQVSRRFNMEIQPQLVMLQKTLLNVEGLGRQLDPDLDLWTTAKPFLERWMREQIGWRAFVRHLKAEAPRFAALLPALPRQLHDALKRDPLPGIERGFALLLAEEKKRNRWLATIALLLLLLLAAVWLRG
- a CDS encoding SCP2 domain-containing protein, which produces MHPATAALNHLLSQNPWARQRLAPFAGLCFAVDPFPLPRLAFIVTPEGGVAEPGGQAPDAVLAATPDALLRYLLVSPHDLSAIRIHGYHPFGEVVAQVLAGLEWDAEEDLSHFFGDVLAHRLVAFGRAWWRWRLDSVLRLGEALTEYLTEEQPILAKGADLARFRAEVEALAARLEALESRIAHLPGRG
- the ubiE gene encoding bifunctional demethylmenaquinone methyltransferase/2-methoxy-6-polyprenyl-1,4-benzoquinol methylase UbiE, with amino-acid sequence MAETHFGFSKVEESEKARKVAEVFHSVAKRYDLMNDLMSGGLHRLWKAFTVAEARVRPGERVLDIAGGTGDLAIAFAARVGASGEVLLTDINASMLTVGRDRMLDHGLVPRVVQCDAEKLPFPANRFDVVTVAFGLRNMTHKEVALREMYRVLRPGGRLLVLEFSRVYKPLAPLYDLYSFKVLPLLGRLVAKDEGSYRYLAESIRVHPDQETMKRMMEEAGFERVDYFNLTAGVVALHKGYKL
- a CDS encoding DUF971 domain-containing protein produces the protein MTTQDSPQPTEIKLHQKSRILEIAFSDGSRFELPCEFLRVYSPSAEVRGHGPGQEVLVTGKKNVEITAIEPVGTYAINLVFSDGHDSGIYSWSYLYELGKNQATLWQRYLDRLAAAGASREPTAESPIPIRPKSK
- the ubiD gene encoding 4-hydroxy-3-polyprenylbenzoate decarboxylase is translated as MKYADLRDFVRQLESQGELKRIRVEIDPHLEMTEVCDRVLRAGGPALLFEKPRGHTMPVLANLFGTPRRVALGMGQQDVTRLREVGKLLAFLREPEPPRGFRDAWEKLPLFKQVLHMTPKPVARAPCQEIVWEGEAVDLTRLPIQTCWPGDVAPLITWGLTITRGPAKPRQNLGIYRQQLLGRNKLIMRWLPHRGGALDFRDFTAAHPGERFPLAVALGADPATLLAAVTPVPDTLSEYQFAGLLRGAKTEVVRAVSCDLEVPATAEIVLEGYIEPGETALEGPFGDHTGYYNERETFPVFTVTHMTMRRDPLYHSTYTGKPPDEPAVLGVALNEVFVPLLQKQFPEITDFYLPPEGCSYRLAVVSMKKQYPGHAKRVMFGVWSFLRQFMYTKFVIVVDDDIDIRDWKEVIWALTTRVDAARDTVIVDNTPIDYLDFASPVSGLGSKMGIDATHKWKGETNREWGRPIRRDPEVVARIDALWEELMR
- the mutY gene encoding A/G-specific adenine glycosylase: MPMKETFARRIIRWQRRHGRHHLPWQGTRDPYRIWVAEIMLQQTQVATVIPYYQRFIARFPDVYALAAAEEEAVLAHWSGLGYYARGRNLHRAARVVVERYGGHFPSQPDALAALPGMGRSTAAAVAVFAYGVRAAILDGNVKRVLARHAGVDGWPGEKSVENRLWCIAEARLPFRNVEAYTQGLMDLGALLCTRRPDCGRCPVSADCMALAQGRVAELPTPRPARALPEREVALLVLTDGNAVLLEKRPPTGVWGGLWSLPEGAPGEDAASAARRLGYGAGEWRELAPLKHTFTHFRLRLLPRVVRVSRNPGVCEPGRLWLPWTEVRRAALPSPVLRLLVAVSREEREGSASAGDEGGTKGTAKSAAGGAD